The Hirundo rustica isolate bHirRus1 chromosome Z, bHirRus1.pri.v3, whole genome shotgun sequence genome contains the following window.
TTAAGTGCCTGATCAATAAATATAGCAAATAAGACATTAAGCATATCATATTGTTAAGCAAACATTAGTTAACTAGAACAGAATAAAACTGCAACACTCTTAAATATCTTAAAATCTAAACAATATCAAACCACAAACATGGATTATGTGGAATGCTcataaataaactgaaataaaataataacataataaaaattattgcagaaaacaaaaattgtttAGAATATGCCTAGATCTCAGAACACATTCATAGCTGTTTAGTACCACTTGGAAAACACTGTAGTTGAACGTCCAGAAACACTAATTTTCAGAAACCCTACAGGATATCCAACTTTTTAATTTGACAAGAGAATCATAACAGGCATGTATTGTACTAGACAATTAATACATTTTGTTAATCCATTTATCTGTACTGCTAAAGAATTCTTGAATGATATTCCCCAAAAACACTGAGAAGTTCAACTACATTTCAAAGAACAACTTCTGCAAACATCATCAAAACTCCTACCCTTCTCTGTGCCTCTTTCTATACTTCATATAGATGCACAAAATTACTTCTAGAGAACACACGTGATTTTGTATAttaaacaacaaaccaccaagTTAAACATCACACAAGAAGTggtaacaagaagaaaataattaacagACCAAATTTTATCATACTTCCTACTGTCCCAAAGCAAAGGTGTTATTCTTTCATAGCATTAAGAATTTTCCAGTAGTAAAGAATTGATTTGTCTCTAGCACCGCACCATTTCACACGAACACAGGAAGGCAGAATTAAAATAGAACTTTTCATTTCATGCTGCAgtttaattaggaaaaaaaatattgtctgGGACTCATCACTGAGCAGAtaaatttataatttcattGTTTTAATTGTTAACTTTTATGCGGCACAGAGCTTATTAAGTTTATACAAAAATCTCAATATGAAAAAGACTATGAAGCATTTTGAGTAAATTTTCCCACTATTTATCAGACAGCAAGGAAAGTACTAGGTGGATGATACTACATGTCAAAAAGGAAGAACTTAAGAACTTTTCTACTGTGCAAATGACTGCACTAGCACAAATTTGTCTAGAGAGATTGTGCAGTCTACCTCATGGAATATTCTCAAGAACTGTCTGCACACAATCTGGTaccatgtgctctgggatgatcCTGCTCGAGGCTGGACCCTCTTATGGTATAGTCCCTCAAACCCTTACTCAGTCTCTGATTCTGCCTGTGAAAGACAGTAAAGATTGTACAATTTATCGAAAAATGGAACTTTTTTCAACATGGCAATagaacatactttttttttttctgaacaggaATTAATACTACATACAGGAACATTTGCATCTTCTCTGCAGTACAATATGGTAATAATAAGGAATATATCTAATTATGACCTACTGACATTAAAAGAAAGGAGCATTGTGTTAGCAAAGAGCAAAATGTGATAGcacaggcattaaaaaaaaagcaaaaaacaggATCATGAGAATTTTATAACCTCAGTCCCAGATGATGGATGGTAAGTAAAAGATGAATACATGCAATATATGGGAAGATCAAAAAGGACTCCACTAAGTCTCAGTCAGAACACAAAAACCCTGATATGTGAGCACAATATAGTTGAGAACTTCAATTGCTGTTGGAAATCAAATGCAGCACAGCATTGTAAATATGAATTATCcaccaaggagaaaaaaatgttttggagattttggttttggtttgcattttcttttccagaaaaactAACACTGGCAATTTCTGTGATTACATGTGTAACTATTAATAGTATTTTGCCTATGTATTCAGAAAAACATACAGTCAAATAATTGTGCTAATTTTAGAAGCTTCCCTAGAAGGTCAGCTGCAGCAGTCTGTGATAGTATGATTCTAATGTAGGACTTATCTTATAATCATATGTATTTCTCCTTTGGAGCGTTATTGAAAAGCAATGTTTTGCTGTTGGATATTTCACCATCATTCCAGTTTCCTCCTAACCCTTTAGAAATCTTAAATGTGAGAGCACAACCTGCTGCCATAAAAATAATGTGATCCATATCACCACCTTCAAAATACACATCTTGCTTagtgaaagcagaaaagaagctTCCATATCCATGCAACAGGCTTTATTACTAAGTCAGTGCTTAGGGTCTGGGATCATTTTTGGAATACCTTTTCATTCTGTACACTGCTGCTACTTTTAAGAAGGCTTGCATTCTAAACCactcatcatcatcatctcatTAAAGATATAACGTCAATGAGTACAGTCACTATAACGATAAGAAAATATCACTTTACTtagaaaatattccctttttgaTCCTAAAAATTGCCAAAATATTACTTTATAcgtaaaaaaaacccaaataaacaaaaccagatgCTTGAAAGATTAATTCAAAAGAACCTCTGAttttttatgtaaatatattttgcctcacagcagaagacaaaggaaaataaatgacacCTCCTACTGAAGGGCAATAAATGCAACAGATTCAAAGCTTCAGTGACTGGTATTCCAAGAAGTTGAAAAGACTGCACAGACTAATAGTATAGGCTGTACTGTCACTAACACAAAGTCTTCTGGATTTAATGATGTAACAGCTGAGTACTACTGCATATGCAACTGAGCACAAGAGCTGCTATGCAAGTCACAGGTGGTAAATGAAAAGCATGCTTGTATAGCTGAAAACtgggagacaaaaaaaaccccagatgaTCACTGTTTAATTCCCATCAGTTTCTTTCAGTAAAAGCTTCAGTATACTATCAACATCTGTTAAAGTGTAAGTTACTTCTAATCTGTAGTCATTTGAGTAAAGCCTGTTGAATCAACAGGCATTAAAGGGTGGAGTCCCAGTAGCCATGCATTAATTCTACCAGAGTTTCACTTCCTTCATTAGCTGCAGAGAGCCTcaaggtaaaagaaaaagatggtGGGAGGAGGTTTGTCAGCAATTCAAGGGAAGCGGagatgttgggggttaagttttcctgcggaatttttcccccccaataAGTtagttgctaggagactaaatactgatgcttaaagggtacttgacccacacaaaaggtagtagatcacttagttcaggggggagggaaaggctggggtggggcgggagggaggaggggggctccgggagctgagggtgttttttttgcttctgctctcggttttctgGAGAGGACAGTGGGGCAACTGCTGactgcgtgaggagtccactgttaatggagggtccggtccagggaattctatcatctgccgAAGCACCCAAGAATTCGGAGCTCTTCGCCcgcactgctggagctgggtcagcccgggtccagccgccgcggcttcttcagcactgctcactttgcctgccgggacaccccctgcctcccgggacaccccaccgtttccagccatcagcccggagtttccaccgtttcggtttggtgctcttggggtcccgagagatcagactgccccgggcttgtaagacaaagccccttggggttcttggttctgtttattattattattattattattactgttgttgtttgtttgtcctgttatatttactagtaaaggactgttattcctttccccatagctctgactgaaaaggttttttttaatcttccaaattataataacacggagggaagggattggaatgcctctccctagcagataccaGTCTTTTCAAAgcaagacagggaaaaaaaagggaaaaaggattttcccatttttcaggCAGGAATTATCTGAAATACTATCCATTTTTAAGGAGTACAAAGGAGGTATGATCTAATTGGGAACTCAGAGTACACCAAAGTAAATTACAGTAAAGTGATGAAGAGAcagcatatgaaaaaaaaagatgggaaaaagaaagtaattctTGTCCTGACTAGTTGTGGACTATCAAAACTCTTTTACTGTTAATATatagtaggattttttttcagagctttaGAATTAGCTTACCTCAAATACAGCTTCATCTCTGTAAGAAGGAAAATTTTCCAGTACAAGACGTAGCAGTTTCTGAGCACTCTTTTCACTCATTTTAACACAGGTGAGGAAAGACCCACCAAACTTCTCTAACAGAATTATTCCACTTTCGTTCAGCACCCGATGTCTTTCTTCAATCAAAGGCAAAGGCACTTCTGTGTCAGAGCGAAATACATGCCTAACTTGGTCAAGCGTCATGGTGGCAAAATAGGATGCACTGGTGATAGGTATTCCTtaagaaaagtgaaaacaagGTATTTAGGCTGTCACATAAAATAACATACAGATCTAATACAGTGGACTGCTAAAGGAAAACAGTTCCATAGGAAGATCTAAGAAGTCCATCAGCTCTTAAATCCATCTGTTTTCAGCGATAACCGATAACCGCACCCACAGAGCTACTCACAACTAAATTTTTGCGTGcacacaatatttttcttctacagcAAATTTCCAACACACAACCATGGAACCGTTGATACTTTTTGTATGTaattttccccagctgcttAGTCTTCGTATTTGAAGTGTGATATTTAATAGCACTTACATTACATTACTTGGCAAATATAGTCAGTATATAACTAGTTTAGTCAGAATAGGCCTGTTTTCCCATGGATCCTAATCATGCTGTGCATTCATAAAAAGTGACTTAAAGCTAATAACCGTCTTAATTTACAAATAAGTatgcagaaaattaattaaaactttcATCTATACCGACTAACAgttgggtttgttgggttttgtttgtttgtttgttgttggttttttggtttggttttttttttcttcctgagaacAGCAAAAAGGTTGAGTGCTAAAGTACTGGGTTTAAATATGAAACTTTAAAATACTGGTTTAAAATATGGTTTGAGGGGCATATACCCATGTGTATTTTCACTCTTATTTTAGGTGCTTTGGTATTGGATTAGTCCAGAGGATTATTGCTTTATGCCTCATTTTTTCACTTGCCATGGGAATACACAACTTATTTTAAGAATACATACGAAATAGCCCAAGTCACGAACAGCTGACGACTGGCAATCCCTAAAGTCTTTCGAACGTAAGAGATAACCCAGTTGGAGCCACGAGTTAGGTAGTTTAAGTACAAAGGTATTTCGAAAGCACTTCCAGTTCCTTCCCCAAGCTCTAAGGGACGCCTGTACATTACAGAACTACtgacacagggagcagcagttcCCAAGAGCGCGTCCCACTTCCACGGCGTCGCCTTTAATACGCGACGCTCGGCCTCCGACGGCCCTCACCCGCGGACCCGCTTCCCCGGCGCCCACTGACCGTCGTCCAGGGCCCTGTTGACGGCGGCGCACAACGACCAGTAGCCGCTGTAGGTTTTATTCTTGTACTTCACAAGATACTTGCGCTCCTCCTGCTCGGACCAGAAGGAGAAGTTGAGGGTGTCCACCAGGAACACCCAGTCTACAGCCTCCTTGTCGGCGGTCCGGGGGTTCAGCTCGTGGAGGCTTTTCCATCCCGCCAGCCCGAACTCAGCCGCCGAGGCTTTGTCGAACAGGCTCTCCGCCACCCGCCGCGCCCCCTCCTTGTCCACGGAGACATCTTTGCTATGCTCGGCTATGAACCTGGCGGACTCCAGGGGGGACGGGAACGCCTCCATCCTTGGCAGGAAACACGCACGCCGGGGCCAGCCTAGAGCTCTGCCGCGCCTTCCGCGGAGCGCCCAAGAAAAACGACGGAGGCTGCCCCGCCCCCGACACCGCCCCGCCGCTGCGCGCAGCCGCGGCCGGCGACGGGGCGAGCACAGAACCCTGGCCCGGGGGGTGCCTGGGCCGGTACGTTCGTATTGAGTCACCCCATCAaatcctgcctggctggagcagtGGGCAGACTCAACTTCTCGGCGACGAAGCTCTCCAGAAGATTCCCatcaatgaggaaaaaaagagattaaaacaaacaaacaaaaacacctgaccaaggaacaaacaaaaacccaaaatatgCACGTTCAATTGTTGAGCTCTTTTCCtcaatcaaaacagaaaagaaccaAATGAAAGACCGTCAACAACCCCTTTCGTATCCATGAAGttggaaacagaagagaaattcaGCACTTGATTTAGTTCACTTGCATTCTGCCCAAAACCTTAGGCTCGACTGCAGCCTTCTGGAATTTAGGTACTCTGTACCAAGATAGCTGCCGTCCAACCGACTAAAGAGTGATAGCATTTCTTTCTACAGAATTCACCACTGCTCTGCCAAGGGAGCCAGCCTTATGCATAATGTTTCAAGGCTCCTTGCCTTTCCCATGCCACTTCAAGAGTAGCTGCCAAGGCCACGTTCATGTGCCACAAATCATGGGAGGGGATGGAACACAACAAACCAgccaacaaagaaaaaaacacaataaaagaaTACTCACTTAGTCTGGACCCATCATATCTGTATGTGCCACACACCTTTACactttttaatctatttttattcaggaagtgaaattaaattttttaactATAAATACAAATGCCAAGGTATTACAGGAGATATTCagaggttttatattttttttttaattttctcacaAATAATTCTTACGGAACTCAACATACATCTGGAAAACAAACTGAAGTTTTGCATACAATGAAAAACAAGTTACACAGTTATATTGTCAACTTGCCAATTTGCAATTCCTACCTCATACAAACAAAAGCTCAGGAAACAGGTGTAATTTATTCAGTAATGGTAGAGCAACTCTGCATTAAGCAAGCTGTCTAAAACCAGGTGTACTTTACCACTGTTTACTCAGTGACATcacaaagttttaaaatattttatttatatactgttaccaatatatatatgtattgcAAAGAGGGCCAAACACTTGCAAAAATGTCAAGTTTTACACAACATTTGCATGagtattttcatctctttttttccacccaaaCAACAAAGCAGTCATTGTTTTCACACAATCTCTTTAATTTGTCAAAAACCCCACATAACTCCATCTATATATCAAGGAAACTGAAGAGCAAGCTTAACAGCAACTTTTCATTtatatggggaaaaaacccccacaaactaGGTGTACCCATTTTAGTTATGATCTTATGCAGACCTGAAGAAAAATGACCACCAAGAAGAGGTTCactaaatttatttaaaaatcctaaaatgTTTCTTACAAAAAAGCATTACATTCTGCACACTGCTCGCAACAAATGCCAGGGACATGTGGCCTATCATATTCTTCCCCTTCAAAGTAAGATACAGTGTACATAAAGCAGGGTGTTCACAACaattacagaaaaacagaacaatttACCACCaacaatgaacaaaaatagaatTCACTCTCTCTGCCACTTCAAAATTTCAATGTTAGTCTCGTGCGCCCTTTCCCCCCCCATTTATTTGTAAGGAACTAGAACATTACATCTGGTGTACAGCAAAGATTCCACTACACCTCAAATGCAGAACACCTATGAAGCAGAGGAATGTTggcttttttaaaacagaagcagataaaaaaaaaaaaaaaggggtgcAGGACTCCTTCAGTTCTTCACTAGTCTTAGAAAAACTTTCCAGAATACTGCTTCACactataaaaaagaaaaaataatcttgcaTTAGAATCCTTCAACATCTGCATACTGCTTCAcactataaaagaaaaagaaaaaagcatgtATTAGAATGATGGACCATACATCTTGCATCAACATTCATAAAGCATATTAAATTACAAATTCCTAACACATTTAAAAGTACatgattttaaaatgccaaTGGCTAACAATTATATTAGTGTATCTCAGGCACAGTCAAGTATTAGTAATCTAAAGCCAAACACTCCAGTTAAGACATTATAATCTGCTAGAGAAGCCAGAATGGTAATACAGCAAATGCTATCTATAGCTGTTAATATTTGGCAGAAAAGGCAAAGTAATGTCAGCAAGGTGTGAAATGCTGCATAACAGCCCCAAATCGTTTTCAACTTGTCCTGTAGAGGCATGGTCTGTGCCATATGGCAGACTGTGATTTGTTGTCAATTTAGTTAtctaaaaacaacaaaatcactAGTCTTCCACACAGAACTAGGCCAACATCCACTGAAATCTTCTATATTTTCTACAGGCTCTATGTAATTTATTACAAGTAGTTTTTTGCAGCAGTTTTCACCAGAGAAAGGAGAGGACTGCTTGGTTAAGATGTCTTCCAGCAAGATTAGTTTTGAGGGTGTCTTCATTTTAATTAGAATGGAGAACAAAGAGAATCAAGGCAGAACTACCACTAGAGAAGTTAGGTTCCAATAGTTACTAAAAACCTGCCTTCTTAAAAAACTGATTCACAGAGGAGAGCAGTTTTATAATATACACATTAATATGACAGTAAAGACAATAATAAACTTTAACTTGCCTGTTCTGCAGCAAATACTGTGCATTTTGTATCTGGTCCTGTGTGCCTGTAATAGTTATTATCCGATCTTCTGAGCCTTCTAGTGGTTCATCAATTTTGATCGAAGCTCCTGACTCATGACGTATTTGTTTGATTCTCTGGCCTCCCTTTCCAATAATAGAACCTGCCAACTAgggaggaaagcaaaagcattcATTCCTTGATACAACAGTCTTTCCACAAAGCTAGAAAATTACAACAGCATTTGAGTAGTTTCCACAAATTCAGTTTTTTAAGTGTTGCAATGGGAGCTTATTTCTTTATAGCCTAAAGATATCCCCTGCAGCATTAACTGTATAAACACAGGGGAGATAAAACTGAGAGAACTAGCTCTCATCTGCAGAACACGAGTTACAAGGACCATCTATATTACTGAGTATTAACCACAAGTAAAATTGTTTAATGTGTCTCTTAAGACAGAAACGAAACAGTCAAACAATACACCGTTGGTGATTTAGAAACACTTGTTTTGTACTTATCAAGAACTTTCAAGTATTTCTGATTTACTTAAAACAGTCTGAGAAATGACTGTGACTTTTTTCAAGAGAATGCATTAGTTGAATGCAAA
Protein-coding sequences here:
- the QNG1 gene encoding queuosine 5'-phosphate N-glycosylase/hydrolase, yielding MEAFPSPLESARFIAEHSKDVSVDKEGARRVAESLFDKASAAEFGLAGWKSLHELNPRTADKEAVDWVFLVDTLNFSFWSEQEERKYLVKYKNKTYSGYWSLCAAVNRALDDGIPITSASYFATMTLDQVRHVFRSDTEVPLPLIEERHRVLNESGIILLEKFGGSFLTCVKMSEKSAQKLLRLVLENFPSYRDEAVFEKKKVSFYKRAQILVADTWSVLEGKGDGSFDDISSLTIFADYRIPQVLVHLKAMKYSEELMKKLREGKLFQSGDKEEVEIRGCSIWCCELICKHLQELYQKKGQDMHGKINAVLLDYYLWDYARDHREDMKDIPFHRVRCIYY